One Gadus morhua chromosome 13, gadMor3.0, whole genome shotgun sequence genomic window carries:
- the si:dkey-19e4.5 gene encoding probable peptidyl-tRNA hydrolase 2, with product MEPLEPSGPDAGAQEVNPVYLQQLRELDIPEEAAKQALLHTRNVSAEEAAMYYFNKLENEEEGDDDLAFKMVFVVNMDLAMGVGKVAAQVGHAAVGLYQALQGKNSWREMAWKWDHSGAKKVVVQGTNMAHLLELQALAMSLSLPTYLVQDAGLTQVESGSRTVLAIMGEDEMVNNVTGSLKLL from the exons ATGGAGCCCTTGGAGCCATCAGGCCCTGATGCCGGCGCTCAGGAGGTCAATCCAGTCTACCTCCAGCAGCTCCGGGAGCTGGACATCCCCGAGGAGGCCGCCAAGCAG GCCCTCCTGCACACCAGAAACGTGTCTGCCGAGGAGGCAGCCATGTACTACTTCAACAAGCTGGAGAACGAG GAGGAGGGCGATGATGACCTCGCCTTCAAGATGGTGTTCGTAGTGAACATGGACCTCGCCATGGGCGTGGGAAAG GTAGCGGCCCAGGTGGGCCATGCAGCCGTTGGTCTGTATCAGGCTCTGCAAGGCAAGAACAGCTGGAGAGAGATGGCATGGAAATGGGACCATAGTGG GGCCAAGAAAGTGGTGGTCCAAGGCACCAACATGGCTCACTTGTTGGAGCTGCAAGCCCTGGCCATGAGCCTCAGCCTGCCTACTTACCTGGTGCAGGATGCAGGGCTTACCCAG GTGGAGTCCGGATCACGCACTGTCCTGGCCATAATGGGCGAGGATGAGATGGTCAATAATGTTACTGGGAGTTTGAAACTGCTCTAA